AACTCAAGATACgactcctttttttttctttaacTTCGGAACTCAATCTTGTGACCTTGGATAGACGGCGTTTGATTGCATTACATTGTTCAGGTGGATGGATGGTTGGAAGGGTCACTAGCGCAGCAGAGGTTTAGGCCGAGGAATGAGACGAGCATCTCATGGTCCCAGCGAGTGATGCCATCCACTTCCTCCTTCCTGGCCAGCGCCTCCTCCATTGCTGGCCACCACTCCGGCACCGCACTTCCGCTAATGCTGCTTGAACCTTGGTCTGTCGTTTCTGCAAGGCACGCCTTTTGTTCTTCCTCTCCGGCGTGTGCGAACCGCCCCTTGATCCTCCGCCGTCTATCCGCGAGCGCCTTCCGGCAAGCGTACTGCAAAGTAGTAGTAATACAGAAAGAAATGCATGGCTGAGTGAACGAATGAATGCAAATCAACCAGGAGATCGGAAAGCAAATACA
This window of the Triticum aestivum cultivar Chinese Spring chromosome 5D, IWGSC CS RefSeq v2.1, whole genome shotgun sequence genome carries:
- the LOC123124631 gene encoding uncharacterized protein, which produces MCPRSNSALVPPVPKPQQKKWRQEEESGGGCRGSRASRRALTKSEEVRRYSAVERRERIERYRSKRKRRNFQKKITYACRKALADRRRRIKGRFAHAGEEEQKACLAETTDQGSSSISGSAVPEWWPAMEEALARKEEVDGITRWDHEMLVSFLGLNLCCASDPSNHPST